The Pyxidicoccus sp. MSG2 DNA segment GCGGCACCACCTTCACCGTGCGGCTGCCACGCTGAGCAGCGTGCCAGTCAGGAGCTGGCCCCGACGGCCGTACCAGGACTGGAAGCCTGGGACTTCGCACGGAGCCGATGGTGGTCACGGCATGGAGGAAGAAGCGATGAAGTGCATGCAGTGCGGTGGGAGCATGACGTCCCGGCAGGAGACGCGGAGGTCCTACGGCGGACTGGAGCGCGTCATCATGGAGGGCGTCCAGGTCCGCCATTGCCCGGACTGCGGGGAGGAGGAAATCAGCTACTCGAACGTCGAGAAGCTCCACACGGCGCTCACGCTGCAACTCGCGTGGAAGGAGGCGGGGCTCACGCCACGGGAGATCCGCTTCCTGCGCACGTACCTTGGGCTGTCGGGCTCCGACCTGGCCCGCCGCATGGGAGTGACGAAGGAGACGGTGTCCCGCTGGGAATGCGTCGACAAACCCCTGTCCATGGGCCCCATGGCGGAGCGACTGCTGCGCCTGATGGCCGTGCGCGAGCAACCCGTGACGGAGTACCCGCTGGAGCGACTCGAGCACGTCGCGACCACCGAGGCCACCCCGCTGCGCGTGCGCCTCAAGCCGAGGAAGCAGGACTGGACGGTGGAGCTGTCCACGTAGAAGTCGGAGTGGCCAGCGCCCTTACGGGTATGTACTTGGAGACATGCCCTGGTAGGTTGTGCGCACCATGCGAGCCCTCATGCCTTGTCGGGCCACCCTGCTGCTCGTCCTGCTGACTTCCGCGGCTGCGGCCCATGAGCGAGAGGACCTCGCGATACGGCCCATCCTCCTCTCGGAGCACCCAGACGACAGCACCCATCGGGTCTACGTGAAGGGACAGGTCGCTACCGTTCTGCGGTTCGAGCAGTCCGTGGTCCGGGACAAGACGAAGATGATGGGGTGGGAAGGCAGATTCGAGCCGCTGGTCGTCGCCGGCGGGAGGGTGCTCCTGGAGCCACTCCACGACCTCGCCTCTGACGAAGCTGTTCCCCTGTTGGTGACGCTCGCGGATGGGACGCAGATTGCCTTCCTGCTGAGACCACCGGACCGTGAGAGTGGAGCGAGGACGGACCAACAGGTCAACGTGTTCAAGGACCGTGAAAGCTACGAGGCCATGCACGCGGCCTTGCTGCGAGCGCTCAAGGACAATCACGTCCTGGGCGAAGAGAACGAACGCCTCCGCAAGGAGGAGACCTCCCCGGACCATGCGCTCGCCGCGCTGCTGGTCTCTGGCTCGGTCAGGCAGACGCCTTTTGTCGTGAGGCGTCGATGGTTCTTCAAAGAGGCGGATGCGGATGTCGAGGTCGTCGTCTTCTCCGGCAAGACCAAGGCCGCTGTCGTCTTCAACATCGTCAACCATGATTCCGAGCAGTCCTGGAGCCTGACGCGAACCCGCGCATGGAGCGCCTCGAGTGGCCAACTCCGACAGGTGGCGGTGAAGGCGGCGAGACCCTCGATTCCTCCTGGCGAGTCCGGCTCTCTCGCCATCGTTGCGGATAGGAGCGCCTTCATGGACACGGAAGGACCGGGGCAGTTGGCTCTGGAGATCTTCCGGCACGATGGACAGAGGCAAGCCTACGTCGTGCTGGATCCCCGTTTGACCCGTGAGTAAGTGCGGCACATGCGCCACAAGCCCTTCGCACTCCTCTGCTGCGCGACGCTCCTCGTGACGGCATCTGGTTGCCCCGGTACCGCCACGGGTGGGGTGACGCTGCGTCCTGATGGAAGCCCGGGACCGGAGAAGTGCCCGGAGAAGGCGCTGGAGACCATGCGCATTCTCAGGCTGTATGTGGGGGACTCCGCGCGAGTCGAGCTGGATGTGAACCAGGACGACACCAGCCCCATCACGCTGTACGAAGGCCCCATCGAGAGCATGGTGGACGAGGACTTCGGTCCTTTCGAATCGCCCACCCGGCTCTACGGCAGGGTCTGGACGGAGGGACCACAGGTGGTCATCCGCTACTACGAGGCGCACCCGCCCCGGGCGGACAAGGTGCCCATCTGCGCGGTCGCCCGCCTCTCGAAGGGGCAGCTCAGGAAACGCCCTGAGTCCAAGCCAGGAACGGCCATCCTCGAGTTCTCCTCGGCCGGCGTCTACATCGTGAACGAGTTCCGCTGACCCGTCGCACTCCCAGGCCAGCCCGGACTGCACGTCACGCCATCCCGTGAGCAGGGCCGGCGCTCCCGCGACTCAGGGCACCCGTGCGGGCTCGCTCAAGAAGAGCGCATGGAACAGGGTGGTCTCCGGAGGCTCCCGTGGCTCCACGATGAGCGGAACGGGAGTATCGGCGACCTCGCGTGGAAGCAGCGTGGCCTCGTACCGCGTTTCGATGTTCCGGGCGATGATGCGCGCGGGCGCCCGCAGCAACTCCGGGAGTGGCTCGAAGAGCACCTCTTCGATTCGCTTCTTGCCACGGTACTCGCGCCTCACTCCATAGACAGTGTAGACGGGCGCCAGGATGCTGAGGCAGCCGACCACGACCCAGCTGAGGGTAGGGTCCTGGCGGTTGGATTCCGGGTAGGCGCCACAGCGGAGGCAGGCGTCACATGTGGACGTGATGTTCCCAATCCTGAAGTCAGTCAACTCCTCCCTGACAGAGCCCAGCAGGGCTCTCCATCGGTCCATCTCTTCAACCGCCCGCTCCCAGCGCTGGTCGAGCCGCTGCGTTTCCGGGCTCCTGTCGAGCCGGAAGTCGTAGTCCTTGTCCGCACGCCAGTGGTCCCGGGCAATCGCCATCAGCTTCTCGACCGAGAGAATCATGAGCTAGAACCCCACCTTCACTGGCGTCGTCTTCTTGTGGCACGTCGTCCTGACAATGGAACCCTGAACAGCCCCGTACAGGGTCTCCTGGTAGGTCTTCTTGAAGCTCTCACACGCCAGCCCTGGAGGCAGCGCGGCCGTGGCGGGACGGAAGACACGCTCTGCTGCCACCGTGGCACAGTCTGCGGCGATTCGCTGCGCAAGCGCTCGGGAGATGGAACCTTCCTGCTCGGTCTCCATCGGCATCTCGACCCCGAACTTGCAAACGAACGACTCCCTCGTCGTCATATTCTCCATGAGTGCGTGAACACACGCCGCCCGCCATCCGTCCGGCCCAAGCTCGGTCTTCTCGACGATGGTGACGAAGTCGAAGTGCCCGGGCTGGAGTCCCCCGGTGGCACAGCCCCAGCACACGGGAAGCAGCAGGGCGACCGCGCAGCCCCAGACGCCGGAAACGGCCATTTCGAGCCCTCCAACCCCATTGCAACAGAGCCAGGAGCGAACGGGCCTCGGCCACAAGGGCCGCTCCGTGTCGGGTGGGCGATGAAATCAGCCACGGCCACACTCGCGGTCTTCGGGTGGCACGCCTCCAACCGGGCTAACCGCCGGACGCCGTGCCCTTGACGTCGCGCGGCAGCCGCACCGTGAAGACGGTGCCCTGCTCGGAGTCCGAGTGCACGTCCACGTGCCCACCGTGCGCACGCACCACCTGGTCCACGATGTAGAGGCCCAGCCCCACGCTGCGGCGGGTGCCGTCCGTGGGGACACCGCGCTGCATGGGCCGGAAGAGGCGCGGCAGGACGTCGGCGGGGATGGTGGCCCCCAGGTTGCGCACTTCCATCACCACCCGCTCCGCCTCGCCGCGCGTCGTCACCGTCACGGGCATATCCGCGGGGCTGTAGTCGAGCGCATTGGAGAGCAGGTTGCCCACCACCTGCGCGATGCGGTCCGCATCCCACGTGCCCCGGCCTTCGCCCTGTTGCTCCACGCGCACGGCGCGCTCCGGGCGGGACACCTGCACCTCGTCCACCACCTGGCGGACCAGGGCATGCAGGTCCATGGGCGCGGGCCTCACCGGAAGCCCGCCCGTCAGGCGCGCCTGGGTGAAGTCGAGCAGGTCGCGAATCATCCGCACCGCGCGCTCGGCCGAGGTCTGGATGCGCAGCGTGGTGCGCAGTTGCCTGTCGCTCAGCTCCTCTCCGCGCAGCACCGCCTGCGCTCCGAGGAGGATGGCGCTCAAGGGATTGCGCAGGTCGTGGCTGACGATGCCGATGAGCTGCTGCTCGAACTCAGCGTTCCGGCGCGCCTGCGCCTCGACCTCCTTGCGCGCGGAGATGTCCATGGCCGTGCCGAGGAAGCGCTCGGGGCGCCCGTCGGCGCCGAAGTACGCGCGCCCGCGTCCCTCCAACCAGTGCAGCGCGCCATCGAGCGTGGCGACGCGGTACTCGGCGGCGAACACACCCGCGCGCTCGCCCCGCAGCGCGGACTCCACCGCCTCACGCACCAGCTCACGGTCCTCGGGGAGGAGGACGGCGAAGACGTCCTCGAGCGCCGGGTCGCCCACCCCCGGCATCGCGAGCAGCTCGCTCGTGAGGGCGTCCAGCCGCAGCCTCCGGGTGGACAGGTCCAGCTCCCAGGTGCCGACGCCCGACGCCTGCTCCACCATGCGGCTGCGCTCCTCGCTCCGCCGCAAGGCGTCCGCGACGGCCTCCACCCGCCGGCGGGCGTGGACCTGCTCCGTCACCTCGAAAGCGAAGACGTCGATACCCTCCACCGCTCCCCCGGCCCCACGCCGCGCCTGGTAGTTGAAGGTCAGGAACACCTCGTCGAGGTGGCCCGTCAGCTGGCGGTCCAGCAGGATGCGCACCTCCTGCCCGACGAAGGGCCTGCCCGTGCGGTACACATCATCCAGCAACTCGACGAAGCCCTGCTCCACGACCTCCGGCAGGGCCTCGGCGACGGGGCGGCCCACCAGGGGGCGCTTGCCGGCGACCAGCTCCAGGTAGAGCGGATTGGCCAGCTCGAAGACGTGCTCGGGGCCCCGCAGCGTGCAGATGACCGCGGGCGCCGCCTCGAGCAGGTTGTGCAGGCGTGTGCGCTCGGCTTCTGCCCGCGCGTGCGCCCGCTCCACCGCCACCAACAGCCGCTCGCGCTCGGCGCCCGCGCGGGCCCGCGCCAGCACCGCGCCCAGCTGGCCGGCGAGCAACGCGAAGAAGTCCTGCAACTCCGGTCCGAACGACAGGCGCGGGCTGCACCCCACCAGGAGCACGCCGCGCACGCCCCCGCCCGCCGGCTCGGGCAACGGCAACACGCAGGCGGTCTGGATGGGCTCGGGCCACAGGCCCGCCACGAGGCCCGGCACGCGCGCCTGCACGTCGTCCACCCACACGGGCCTGCCGGTGCGCACGGCCTCCCAGAGTGGCCACACGGAGTGGGCCTCCAGGGGCTCCACGCGCGGGGGCGTGGCGGGCGAGCGGGGCTCGAGCCCGGTGAGCCCCACCCGCCGCAGGAAGGGGCTGTCGGCCCCGCCCAGGTACACGGCGGAGAAGGGGACGTCGGCCGCGTTGCGGACGAGCACCTCCGCCGCGGCCGTGCCCACGGACTCCTCGTCGCCCGCGTCCAACGCGCTCACGGCCAGGTCCTTGAAGGTCCGCAGCCGGCGCTCGCCGAGCACCTTCTGCGTCGTCTCGGTACAGACGACCAGCACGCCTCCCACGCCGCCGCCGTCGTCGAGCACCGGGCTGTAGCTGAACGTCCAGAAGACCTCCTGGAAGCCCCCATCGCGGTGGATGGGGATGAGCTGGTCCTCGAACCAGACGGACTCGCCTCCCTGGACGCGGCGGATGAGCGGGCCGATGACGTCCCAGATGTCCGTCCAGAACTCACGCCCGCGCGCGCCCAGGGCCTGGGGATGGCGGTCTACGCCGAGGCTCGGCCGGTACGCGTCGTTGTAGAACTGGACCATCTCCGGCCCCCACCACAGGAACATCGGCTGGCGGCAGGTGAGCAGCGTGGAGAGCGTGATGCGCAGCGAGTGGGGCCACGTCTCCATGGAGCCCACGGGAGTCTTCGACCAGTCCAGGTCGCGGGTGAGCGAAGCGAGCTCACCTCCTCCCGGTAGCCATGTCGTGGCAGGAATCGGCACGAACATCGGACTCTCAATCCAGGGCGCGCGGGATGTCCAGCCTCACGAAGGGCCCGGGGCGCGGCGGCGGGTACTGAAGCTCCCATCACCGGGCAGAACGGCAAAATCTACAGGACGGGCAGGCAGCCAGGCCACCATCCGCGGGCCCGCACAGTGTCAGGTTGGCGATGAAAACGGCCCCCGTCCGCTGTAACTGAGAAACGGGTCACCCTTACCCTACCGCTCACCACTACCCTTCGGCACCCTGCCCGCCTCCTCCACGCCCGTGCTCCAACAGACCGAACCCTCCCTCACCACCCTGCGCGAGCAGTACCTCGCCGCGCAGCTCGCCGGAAACCGGCGGGAAGCCCTGCGCCTGTTGGTAGACGAGGGGCTCCTGCGCGGCGTGCCCCTCCAGACGCTGCACCTGGAGGTCATCCAGCTGGCCCAGTACGAGATTGGCCGGCTGTGGCAGGAGAACATCATCTCCGTGGCGCAGGAGCACCTGGCCACCTCCATCTCCCAGCTCGCCCTGGCCCACCTCTACCGGCACCTGCCCAGAGACCCGGACAACGGCAAGCTCGTCATGGTGTCGTGCGTGCAGGGAGAGCTGCACGAGGTGGGCGCGCGCATGGCCAGCGACTTCCTGGAGATGGCCGGCTTCGACGTCCGCTTCCTCGGCGCCAACGTGCCGCCCGAGCACCTGGCGCGCATGCTGCGCGAGGTGCGGCCCGACCTGCTCGCCCTCTCCGTGACGATGACGTACCACCTGCCTCAACTGCGCGAGGCCGTGAACCACGCGCGCGAGGCCGTCCCCGGCATTGCCATCGCCGTGGGTGGACTCGCCTTCCGCTGGGCCCCGGACCTGGAACAGGACCTGGGCGTCAGCTTCTTCGGCAGGGACGCGCGCGAGCTCGTCGCCACCGCCTGCCGGACGCTTGGAGTCTGAACCCCGATGGAGCAGCCGCTGAGCAGACTCGTGGAAGCGAAGGCGAGCCGTCTGGCCACCGCCTCCGTGGCCCCGCTGTATCAGGACCCCTTCTGGGAGGCGCGCTACGGCCAGGAGCGCTCGCGCCGCTTCGGTGACGAGGACGCCGCCTTCCACGTGCGCTACCTCGTCCAGGCGCTCGACGAGCAGCGCCCCTCCGTCATCGAGGGCTACGCGCGCTGGCTGCGCACGCTCCTCGTGTCGCGGGGCATGTGCTCACGCCACCTGGACAGCCACTTCGCGGGCCTGGCCCACGCGCTGGAAGCCGAGGGCTGGGGCCCCGGCACCCTGCCCCACGACTACATGCAGGCCGCGCGCGCGGCGCTGCGCTACACCGAGGGGCCCGCCCAGAAGCTGGAGCAGGACGCCCCCGAGCTGGCCCACGCCGCCGCCGGCAGGCTGACGCTCTACATCCTCCCCGAGGACCGGCCGCGTCTTGAAGAAGAGTTGCAACTGCACCTGTCCTACCTCGCGGACTCGCTGGCGTCGGGCCGTCACGAGCTGATGGGTGACCACGTGCGCTGGTATGTCGGTTTCTGGCCACGGCGTGGCTTCGGATTGCTGGCATTTCCCAGCGTGCTCGGCATGTTGAAGTCCGTGCTGGGCGCCCGGCATCCGGAAGCCCGAACCCTGCTCGCCACGGCGGGCGTGTCCTGGGAGGAGACCCGTTCATGAGGCACCCCGCTGCCCCCGATGGCCGCCTCTTCGACGACCTGAGCCGGGAAATCGCCCTCGTCTGTGACACGCAGGGCACCCTCACCTGGGTGGACGCGCGCGCGCAGTCCGTCCTCGCCGCGAAGCCGGGCCAGAGCCTGCGCAGCCTCGCGGCGAAGGGCGCCGAGGAGAAGGTGGACAAGCTGCTCGTCCAGGCCCGCGACGAGCGGGTGGAGGGCTGGGAGCTCATCCTCTGTCACGAGGACACCCCCACCACCTTCGCCTTCCGCGCACGCCCCGACGGTGACGGCGGCGTGCTGATGGTGGGCAGCCTGGTGCCGCAGGACTACGGCAGCGCCCTGGACCAGGTGAACAGCGCGCTCAGCGAGGTGTCCACCCTCCACCGCGAGACGGAGCGCCAGCAGCGCGAGCTCAAGCGCCGCGCGGACGAGCTGGCCCGCCTCAACCGCGAGCTGGAGGAGTCCAACCGCGGCGTGCGCAGCCTCCACGTCGCCCTGGACGAGAAGGCGGAGAGCCTGCAGCTCGCCGCCGAAATCAAGAGCCGGGTGGTGGCCAACGTCAGCCACGAGTTCCGCACCCCGCTGCACTCCATCCTCGGCCTCTCGAAAGTCCTGCTCAACCCCATCAACGGCGCACTCAGCGGCGAGCAGGAGAAGCAGGTCCAGTTCATCCGCAACTCCGCGGAGGCCCTCTTCGAGCTGGTGAATGATTTGCTGGACCTCTCCAAGATGGAGTCCGGCAAGACGACGCTGCGCCACAGCCGCTTCGTGGTGAGTGATTTGCTGAGCGCGCTGCGCGGCATGATGAAGCCGCTGGTGCCGCCGGGCGCGCCGGTGGAGCTGCGCCTGGTGGAGCCGGAGGAGGCGCTGGAGCTGGAGACGGACGAGTCCCGCTTGAGCCAGGTGCTGCGCAACCTGGTCTCCAACGCGCTGAAGTTCACCGAGGCCGGCCACGTCACCCTGTCAGTGACGCCCGGCCCGCGCGACACCGTCGTCTTCACCGTGCAGGACTCGGGCATCGGCATCGCCCCGGAGAACCACGAGCGCATCTTCGAGGAGTTCTCCCAGGTGGACAGCCCGCTGCAGCGCAAGCTGAAGGGCACCGGCCTGGGCCTGCCGCTGGCGCGCAAGCTGACAGAGGTGCTGGGCGGCACCCTCTCCGTGAAGAGCGCCCTGGGCCAGGGCTCCACCTTCACCGTCACCATCCCCCGCGTCCACACCGAGGTGGCGGAGATGACGGGGCTCACCGCGCGCAGCGAGCAACTGGACCCCAGCCGCGCCCCGGTGCTGGTGCTGGAGGACGACCGGCAGACGCTCTTCCTCTACGAGAAGTACCTGGCGCGCTCCGGCTTCCAGGTGCTGCCGGTGCGCAGCACGGAGGAGGCCCGGCGTGTCATGGAGCGCGTGCGCCCCGCCGCCATGGTGCTGGACGTCATGCTGGAGGGGGAGACGAGCTGGAACTTCCTCGCGGACATGAAGAACGGCGAGAGCACGCGCGACATCCCCGTGCTCGTCGTCACCGTGACGGACCGCGAGCAGAAGGCACGCGCGCTGGGCGCCGACGAGTTCTGGCTCAAGCCGGTGGACGAGGTCCGGCTGCAGAAGAAGCTCCAGACGATGGCCCGCAGCGGGCCGGTGGAGCGGCTGCTCCTCATCGACGACGACGACGTCCACCGCTACCTGCTCAAGCAACTGCTCAAGGATTTGCCCTACGTGCTGCTGGAGGCGTCCGGCGGCAAGGAGGGCGTGCGGCTGGCGCGCGAGCAGGCCCCGCACCTCATCTTCCTGGACTTCGTCCTCCCGGACATCACCGCCTTCGACGTGCTGGACGAGCTGAAGGCGGACCCGCGCACGCGCGAGATTCCCGTCATCCTCCACACCTCGCACGAGCTGCAGGAGAACGAGCGCACGCGCCTGGCGAAGGAGACGGCCGCCATCCTCTCCAAGCACACGCTGAGTCGCGAGGTGGCCATCAACCG contains these protein-coding regions:
- a CDS encoding type II TA system antitoxin MqsA family protein, translating into MKCMQCGGSMTSRQETRRSYGGLERVIMEGVQVRHCPDCGEEEISYSNVEKLHTALTLQLAWKEAGLTPREIRFLRTYLGLSGSDLARRMGVTKETVSRWECVDKPLSMGPMAERLLRLMAVREQPVTEYPLERLEHVATTEATPLRVRLKPRKQDWTVELST
- a CDS encoding DUF2381 family protein translates to MRALMPCRATLLLVLLTSAAAAHEREDLAIRPILLSEHPDDSTHRVYVKGQVATVLRFEQSVVRDKTKMMGWEGRFEPLVVAGGRVLLEPLHDLASDEAVPLLVTLADGTQIAFLLRPPDRESGARTDQQVNVFKDRESYEAMHAALLRALKDNHVLGEENERLRKEETSPDHALAALLVSGSVRQTPFVVRRRWFFKEADADVEVVVFSGKTKAAVVFNIVNHDSEQSWSLTRTRAWSASSGQLRQVAVKAARPSIPPGESGSLAIVADRSAFMDTEGPGQLALEIFRHDGQRQAYVVLDPRLTRE
- a CDS encoding serine/threonine protein kinase, translated to MRHKPFALLCCATLLVTASGCPGTATGGVTLRPDGSPGPEKCPEKALETMRILRLYVGDSARVELDVNQDDTSPITLYEGPIESMVDEDFGPFESPTRLYGRVWTEGPQVVIRYYEAHPPRADKVPICAVARLSKGQLRKRPESKPGTAILEFSSAGVYIVNEFR
- a CDS encoding ATP-binding protein translates to MFVPIPATTWLPGGGELASLTRDLDWSKTPVGSMETWPHSLRITLSTLLTCRQPMFLWWGPEMVQFYNDAYRPSLGVDRHPQALGARGREFWTDIWDVIGPLIRRVQGGESVWFEDQLIPIHRDGGFQEVFWTFSYSPVLDDGGGVGGVLVVCTETTQKVLGERRLRTFKDLAVSALDAGDEESVGTAAAEVLVRNAADVPFSAVYLGGADSPFLRRVGLTGLEPRSPATPPRVEPLEAHSVWPLWEAVRTGRPVWVDDVQARVPGLVAGLWPEPIQTACVLPLPEPAGGGVRGVLLVGCSPRLSFGPELQDFFALLAGQLGAVLARARAGAERERLLVAVERAHARAEAERTRLHNLLEAAPAVICTLRGPEHVFELANPLYLELVAGKRPLVGRPVAEALPEVVEQGFVELLDDVYRTGRPFVGQEVRILLDRQLTGHLDEVFLTFNYQARRGAGGAVEGIDVFAFEVTEQVHARRRVEAVADALRRSEERSRMVEQASGVGTWELDLSTRRLRLDALTSELLAMPGVGDPALEDVFAVLLPEDRELVREAVESALRGERAGVFAAEYRVATLDGALHWLEGRGRAYFGADGRPERFLGTAMDISARKEVEAQARRNAEFEQQLIGIVSHDLRNPLSAILLGAQAVLRGEELSDRQLRTTLRIQTSAERAVRMIRDLLDFTQARLTGGLPVRPAPMDLHALVRQVVDEVQVSRPERAVRVEQQGEGRGTWDADRIAQVVGNLLSNALDYSPADMPVTVTTRGEAERVVMEVRNLGATIPADVLPRLFRPMQRGVPTDGTRRSVGLGLYIVDQVVRAHGGHVDVHSDSEQGTVFTVRLPRDVKGTASGG
- a CDS encoding cobalamin B12-binding domain-containing protein, with the protein product MLQQTEPSLTTLREQYLAAQLAGNRREALRLLVDEGLLRGVPLQTLHLEVIQLAQYEIGRLWQENIISVAQEHLATSISQLALAHLYRHLPRDPDNGKLVMVSCVQGELHEVGARMASDFLEMAGFDVRFLGANVPPEHLARMLREVRPDLLALSVTMTYHLPQLREAVNHAREAVPGIAIAVGGLAFRWAPDLEQDLGVSFFGRDARELVATACRTLGV
- a CDS encoding hybrid sensor histidine kinase/response regulator, encoding MRHPAAPDGRLFDDLSREIALVCDTQGTLTWVDARAQSVLAAKPGQSLRSLAAKGAEEKVDKLLVQARDERVEGWELILCHEDTPTTFAFRARPDGDGGVLMVGSLVPQDYGSALDQVNSALSEVSTLHRETERQQRELKRRADELARLNRELEESNRGVRSLHVALDEKAESLQLAAEIKSRVVANVSHEFRTPLHSILGLSKVLLNPINGALSGEQEKQVQFIRNSAEALFELVNDLLDLSKMESGKTTLRHSRFVVSDLLSALRGMMKPLVPPGAPVELRLVEPEEALELETDESRLSQVLRNLVSNALKFTEAGHVTLSVTPGPRDTVVFTVQDSGIGIAPENHERIFEEFSQVDSPLQRKLKGTGLGLPLARKLTEVLGGTLSVKSALGQGSTFTVTIPRVHTEVAEMTGLTARSEQLDPSRAPVLVLEDDRQTLFLYEKYLARSGFQVLPVRSTEEARRVMERVRPAAMVLDVMLEGETSWNFLADMKNGESTRDIPVLVVTVTDREQKARALGADEFWLKPVDEVRLQKKLQTMARSGPVERLLLIDDDDVHRYLLKQLLKDLPYVLLEASGGKEGVRLAREQAPHLIFLDFVLPDITAFDVLDELKADPRTREIPVILHTSHELQENERTRLAKETAAILSKHTLSREVAINRIRDALTKAGLGSHALQEGSRRG